The window TTCGCTCCCCGCCGTTGGCACGGGTGCCGCCAAGTTCACCAGCCTGGTCACCGGGCAGTACGCGCAGATTCGTGAGCAGTTCAACGTACCGTTGTCGGCCTTCGAAGGGATTCAGGAAGCGATGGCGCGCATCGGCGGCAACGCCTGGATGATGGACGCCGCGCGCATGCTGACCGCCAATGCGGTGGATCTGGGCGAGAAACCGTCGGTGTTGTCGGCGATCCTCAAGTACCACCTCACCGAACGCGGTCGCGAGTGCATCAGCCACGCCATGGATGTACACGGTGGCAAGGCGATCATCATGGGTCCGAATAACTACCTGGGACGCAGCTGGAACGGTGCGCCGATCTTCATCACCGTGGAAGGCGCGAACATTCTCTCGCGCAACCTGATGATCTTCGGTCAGGGCGCGATTCGTTGCCATCCGTTCGTGCTCAAGGAAATGGCCTTGGCCGGTCGGGAAGACAAGGATCAGGCGCTGAAAGAATTCGATGGCCTGCTACTCAAACACATTGGTTTTGCCGTCAGTAACGCGGCCAGCACGCTGGTGCTGAACCTTGGTTTCGGCCACTTCGAACATGCGCCTGGCGACAAGATCAGCCAGGGTTACTTCCGCGCACTCAATCGCCAGGCTGCGGCTTTCGCGATGCTGGCCGACTTCAGCATGATGCTGCTGGGTGGCGAACTGAAACGTCGCGAACGTCTGTCAGCCCGCCTGGGCGATGTGTTGAGCAACCTGTATCTGGCCTCTGCCGCGCTCAAGCGCTACCACGACCTGGATTCGCCGGCGTACATGGAGCCGTTGTTCCGCTGGGCCATGGAGGAAAGCCTCGGCCAGTCGGAGCGCGCGCTGGATGAACTGCTGAGCAACTTCCCGAACAAGGTGTTCGGCTGTCTGCTACGGGTGATCGTGTTCCCGTTCGGCCGTCGTCACAAAGGACCATCGGACAAACTCGGTGCCGAAGTGGCCGGCGTGATCGGCCGGGCCAAGGGTGATCCGGCGCTGGAAGAACTGCTCGCTGGCTGCTATCGCCCGCAATCGCCAGACGATGCGGTGGGTGCGCTGCAACACGCCAGCGATCTGCTGAACGCTGCGCAACCGCTGCATAAAAAGCTGCACACCTCGCTGAAAAGCGGTCAGGTCAAACCGGTCGCAGGCGAGCATGCCATCGACGCGGCGCTGGAAGCCGGGGTGTTGCAACCCGGAGAAGCGCAGAGCCTGCGCGAAGCCGAAGCGGCGCGACGCAAGGTGATCGATGTCGATGACTTCGACAAGGAAGAGCTGAAACAGGCGGAGGGTAAAGTCCGCTGATCCCGACAGCCACGTAGCTGTTATTTGTGAAAAATGGGCGCGGGAGCTTTATACTCCTGCGCCCGTTTTGCTCTTGAGGACTTATCTCGTGTCCAACGTCGTTGCCGATCATCTGGTTTTGCTCGACCATCTGCGCAGTATCCTGGTCGCCGTAGGTGAGGCCGAACAGGTTCCCGAAGAAAGCCATGCCTTGTTCCTCGAGCGCTTCGATGAACTGCTGGCGTCCCTGCCGATCGACCCGATCGAAAGCCAATACCTGGGCCAGGACATCCTGACTCAAGTGATTACCCGTTACCCGCAAATTGCTCACCTGATCCCGCGGGATCTGCTGTGGTTCTTCGCTGGCGACTGCCTGCATTACCTGTCCGATGAAGAGATCGACATGTATCAGGCACTGGAAGAACGCCGCTACGAAGCCGAACAGAACGATGAGCCGTTTGACTGGAATCAGGAAAAACAGTTGATGGCCATGTCCGCTCAGGACAGCAAGCACTGATTTTCAACTGCTCATGAAAAGGCCCGCATAGTTGTCCATGCGGGCCTTTTTTATCTGCGCGGTTAAAGCAGCCCCTCACTCTCCGGCAACTCATAAGCCATCGCGGCGTTGATCACGCCACCCGACTTGCCTGGCTTGCTCAGGGTCGGTTCTTTCTCCAGGCACTCCACCAGATAATCGATAAATACCCGCAGCTTCGGCGGCAGGTAACGCGTCGGCGAATGCAGCAACCAGAGCCCTCCGTGGTAGGACGCCAGAAACGTCCAGTCCGGCAGCACCTGCACCACCAACTTCTGCTCCAGCGCATAGCGCGCGGTGAAATACGGCAGACTGCCAATACCGATGTGCTGCAGCACCGCGCCCAGACGCACGCCCGTGTGGTTGGCCGCATACCGCCCGCGCACCCCAACCGTCACCACTTTGCTGCCCTTTTTGAATTTCCAGCGCGCATCGCTCGGGGTTTCGCCCAGATAGATGCAGCTGTGATTGAGCAAATCATGTGGATGCGTCGGCGTGCCGTGTTCGGCGAGGTATTGCGGGGTGGCGCAGAGCAAATGATCGATGGTCAGCAGTTGCCGCCCGACCAGCCCGGCCGGAGGGCGATCAGTAATGCGGATCGCCAGATCGACATGATCATCGATCAGATCGACCTGCCGATCTTCCAGCAGCAGCTCGACATCGACCTTGGGATAACGGCGCAAAAATTCAGGCATGTGCGGATGAATGACAAATCGTCCCACCGCCTTCGGCACACTGACCCGCACCAGTCCTTCGGCTTCATGGGTGAATTGGCCACTGATCTCCATCACTGACTTGGCCGCACTGACCATCTCCTGACAGCGCTTGAACACCTCTTCACCGCCATCACTCAGGCGCAGCTTGCGCGTGGTGCGCTGCAGCAAGCGCGTGGCCAAGGCCTTTTCCAATCGCGAAATGCTGCGACTCACCGCCGACGGTGAAGATCCGAGCTGCCGTGCCGCTTCAGAGAAGCTGCCGGCCTCCACGACCTTGACGAAGATCGCCATCTCGCCGAGCAGGGGGAGCGGGAGATTTATGCTCACAGCGCACAAGTCCTTTGATGTTTGAACGGATTATCACGTTATTACACGATTCATATAATAAAAATAGAAACTTTAATAAGGGCATGGAATATGACGCTTCGCCTCTTTTTCCATAGTGATGACCTCAAGGCCAATGTGGAAGTCCTCGACTGCACGCCCCACGAGAACGAATTTGCCGTAGTGCTGCGCGCCACGCTGTTTCATCCGCAAGGTGGCGGCCAACCCTGCGATACCGGCTGGATCGGCGAAAGCCAGGTACTGCGCGTCGTCCAGGAACCCGATCGGATCATTCATTACGTTGATCGTCCGGTGAAACTCGGCATGACCATGATCCGCATCGATGAACAGCGTCGCTGCTTCAACACGCGCATGCACTCGGCCGGGCACCTGATCGGGCATTTCGTGCAAGCGCTGGGCTGGACGCCGATCAAGGCACACCACTGGCCGGACGAGGGCCGGGTGCAATTCAAGCCGGGTGACGCCGCTCAGGAAGTTGACGCAGACAGCGTTCAACACGGCATCGGCCAGTGGATTGAGCACGATCTGCCGCGCCTGACTTCGCTGCGCGAAGGCGCGCGGGAAATCGGCTTTGGTGATCTGCCTGCCTACGGCTGCGGTGGCACCCATGTACGTAGCCTGAAGGATCTGGGCACAGTCACGATCGCGTCCCTTTCGCAGAAGAAAGGCACGTTGTCCGTCCACTACAGCGTGGATTGAGCATTTCGGACGCTGCCCGCGCAGCGTCCGGCGCCGGGGAACCGCGCTCGCCGGTTCCGTTGACTATCGATAGATGGACCTAAATAACATGATGCTAGACGTCGAGCGTCTCGATGAGACGTGCATAAAAAAACTGGCCAACGAAGAAGTCCTCGCCATCCGCGTCAAAGGCTTTTTGCCCGAACCGCTGGCGATCCAGATTGGCGACAAGATTCTCGCTCCAGGCTTTGAGGGCTACATCAACGCACCGAGTATCGGCCGTATCGGCATGGCGTTTTATGAGGCGGAAAACCAGCCGCTGTTGATCGAGGATTACTTCGAACGCGCTACCAGCAACATCGCCGAACTGCGCAATCGTTGTGCGCCCTACTCCTCGCCGGTCGACACGCTGCGCTGCATGCTCGACGAATCCTGGCCGGCCGGTGCGCATCTGGAAAACCTCTACGGGCGCAAAATGTATGTCGGCCTGTCTCGCGTGGTGAAACCCGGCGTGTGCTTCCTCGCCCATCACGACATTTTCGCCAAGGACGCGCCGGAGAGCTTTCAGGCGCGCAGCCTCGAAGCGCAGTTCGCCTGCAACGTCTATCTGAACATGCCGACCGAGGGCGGTGCGTTGCAAATGTGGGACGACGACATTACCCCGGATCAGTTTGACGAAATGCGTGGCGACAGTTACGGCATCGACCCGGCGCTGCTCGGCCCGCCCACCCTTGAGGTGCGCCCCGAACCCGGTGATTTCATCATGTTCAATTCGCGCTGCATGCACTCGGTGACGCCGGGTGTGGCGGATCCGCGCCTGAGCCTGTCCTTCTTTGTCGGCTATCGCGGCAATGCTTCACCCCTGACTTTCTGGAGCTGAGATGTTATCGAATTACCTGGGCGAGTTTCTGGCGCTGGCCACCATTCATTTCCTCGCTGTGGTCGCTCCCGGCCCGGACTTCGCCGTGACCATTCGCCAGAGCGTGCGCTTTGGCCGACTGGTGGGAATCTGCACGGCGCTGGGCATCGGTGCGGGGATTTCCGTACACGTTCTCTATACGTTGCTCGGCGTTGGCGCATTGATGCACACCACCCCGTGGTTGCTGACGGTCGCTAAAGTGATTGGCGGTGCCTACATCCTGTATCTGGGTGTCAGCCTGTTGCGCAGCAAACCGAAATCGACACTTGAAGGTGACAAAGGCACCGATGAGCCGGTCGCTGAACAAACCTTGTTCAAAGCCTTCAGCACCGGTTTCCTGACCAATGCCACCAACCCCAAAGCCACGCTGTTTTTTCTGGCGATCTTCACCACGATCATCAGCGCCAGTACGCCGCTGCAGATCCAGGCGTTTTATGGCTTGTGGATGTGCTTTGTGAACGCGTTGTGGTTCGTGATCGTCGCGCTGTTTTTCTCCAGCAACAAAGTGCGCTTGCTGTTCATGCGCATGGGCCACTGGTTCGAACGCACGATGGGCGTGGTGCTGATTCTGTTTGCCGGTCGACTGATGCTGTCCTGGTAATTTGCCCTGCAACGCAAAAGGCCCGCCGACTTTCATCGGCGGGCCTTTTTCATTTCAACTGCCGGGCGCTAACCTGACCCGACTGCTATGAATAAACCGCGAGCCCATCAACACTGTTGCCAGCGTCAACGCGGTAATCAGACCTGACCAGATGCCTTGCGGACCCCACTCCAGGCCAAAGGCCAATCCGACACCCAGCGGTACGCCCACTCCCCAATAGCAAAAGATCGCGATCCACATGGGTATGCGAGTGTCCTGCAAACCGCGCAACGCGCCGGCGGACAACATCTGCAAACCGTCGGGAAATTGCAGTGCTGCGGCGTATAACAACAGCGTCGAGGCCAACGCGGTCACGGCGATGTCCGAACTGTACAAACTGGCGATCGCTTCATTGCCCAACAGCAGTATCAGCACCGACACACTTTGGGCCGCGAGGACGATGACACACCCCGCCCATGCGGCCTGCCTGACACCCTTGAAATCACCGCGCCCCAATGCATGCCCGACGCGCACTGTCGTCGCCTCGGCCACGGCGACCGGGATCATGAAACACAACTGAGCCAGGTTCACCGCAATCTGATGAGCTGCAAGAAAAGTCGATCCCAGCCGCCCGATCAACAACGACGTGACAATAAACAGACTGCCCTGCATCAGGATGGCAATGCCAATCGGCATGCCCGTCCTCAACAAATCGGCGATTGCCGCACGGCATGGCGGATCGAAACGGGCGAACAGCTGCAAATGCGCAAGACGTTTGCCGTACCAAAGATACCCGGCAAACAGCAGTGCCTGAAGCCACATCATGATCGCCGACGCGATGCCCAGACCTTGCGCGCCCAACTCGGGAAACCCGAGCTTGCCGTTGGTCAGCACATACCCCAGAGGTGCCAGGACCAACAGCCCGCCGAAGCTGAAAATCATCGTCGGGCGCATCCAGTGCATCCCTTCGCATAAATAGCGCATGCAGAAAAACAACGTCAGCGCCGGACTCCCCCAACGCACCGCGTGCAAAAAGGCCTGCGCCCCGGGAATCATCTCCTCGGCGATGCCGGCAGGCTCCAGCAGCACCGGCGCGATACTCAGGAAGACAAACATCAGCAGGCCCATCGACAACGCCAGCCACAAAGCCTGGCGAAAAATCGGGCCAATCTCAGACAGGCGATCAGCGCCAGACAAGCGCGCCACCGAGGCCGTGAGCGCGATCAACGTGCCAATCGGCACCAGCATCGGTAGCCACAGCAGCGCGGTGCCAAGCGTCACGGCGGCCAAGGTGTCTGTGCCGTGATTGCCGGCAATGAGATTGTCAACGAAGGCAATCAATCCGGCACACACGTGCCCCACGACCAACGGCAGCGCCAGAAGCGCCGTTGCACGAACCTCGGGCAGAGCGCCACGAGATGCAGATATCAATGACATTAAGAGAAGATCCTGAGAGGCGATAAACGGGATCGGCCACGGGAGCCGACGACGGGATCGTTATCCCAGAATCAACCTTGCGCTGGCTGTCGGACGCTTCCGGATTTTTCGTTTTCGCTGTAGGAGATTTGTAACAGAGGGCAGAAATACAAAAAACGCACAAACAAAAACGCCGCTCATCACTGAGCGGCGTTTTTGTGAATTTGGAGCGGGAAACGAGACTCGAACTCGCGACCCCGACCTTGGCAAGGTCGTGCTCTACCAACTGAGCTATTCCCGCAATGGCGTCCCCTAGGGGACTCGAACCCCTGTTACCGCCGTGAAAGGGCGGTGTCCTAGGCCACTAGACGAAGGGGACAGGCTACAACTTTCACTAATAAAAACGCCGCTCACTGAGCGGCGTTTTTGAATTTGGAGCGGGAAACGAGACTCGAACTCGCGACCCCGACCTTGGCAAGGTCGTGCTCTACCAACTGAGCTATTCCCGCAAATGGCGTCCCCTAGGGGACTCGAACCCCTGTTACCGCCGTGAAAGGGCGGTGTCCTAGGCCACTAGACGAAGGGGACACGCTACCCGGAACACATGGTGTGTGTTTCGGTGTCCAGATCCGTATCCGAAGACTTGGTTCTGGTTTCACTCAGCACCGCCCGAAAGCACTGCTGTTTAAAATTGGAGCGGGAAACGAGACTCGAACTCGCGACCCCGACCTTGGCAAGGTCGTGCTCTACCAACTGAGCTATTCCCGCATTGGCGTCCCCTAGGGGACTCGAACCCCTGTTACCGCCGTGAAAGGGCGGTGTCCTAGGCCACTAGACGAAGGGGACACACTACAACATTCACTCCCTGCTGCGCTTCGCTGTGTGCTTTACGCTGCAAGTGGCGCGCATTCTATGGATGGATTGGGAGGTCGTCAACCCCCAGATATAAATTTATTTAAATCAATGACTTCGACCTGCTTTACGGGGCCAGGCAGGCTTTTCCGTCGACCGACGATTGACGCCTATATTCCGGCAGTCGCCAAGACGTTATAGTCCGCGCACAGTGATGGCAATCTGCATATCAAGCGCCAGCATTCATATAAGCAGCACGCGGCCGATACAGATTGACCAGCCGATCCAACTCGTCGAGCGGTGCTAGGCGCCTAAATGCCCAGCCACTACACTCGCATGCGAACCCTATAAAGAGGTCTTACCGGTGACACCACTCATGATCACCCTGCTAGTCATAGCCGGGATCGCAATTCTGATCGCCATTGGCTACATGAACCATGTGGTGGAAAACAACAAACTGGAGAAGGCCCGCACCAAAGTCGAACTCAACGACCGCCTGCGCCGCTGTGGCGAACTGACCGAAACCTTTCCCGGCCAGTTCATGACCCCGGCACTCAAGCTGCTGCTGACCCGCCTGGAACTCAACGTCTGCCAGCGCCTGCTGAACCTTGAGAAAACCAGCGCAACCACCAAGGCACGCATCGGCGAACTCAGCGCACTGGTCGCCCAGGGTGAATCGATCCCCGTGAACAACCCGCCCGCGCCGATCCTGACCGAAGCCAAAGCCAAAGACGTACGCTTCCTCCTCGAAGCCCTGCACGGCCAGATCACCCGCGCCGCCCATGACGGCTTCCTGCCACCGAACGAAGCCAAACACTGGGTGCGCGAAGTCCGCCACATTCTGGTCCTGCTGCACATCGAGTTCTTCAACAACCTCGGCCAACAATCCCTGCAACAAAACCAGCCAGGCCAGGCCCGCCTCGCCTTCGAACGCGGCGTGCAATACCTGCGCAAACAGCAGAACCCGCAGATCTACTCCGAACAACTGCAATACCTGGAAAAACTCCTCGCCCGCGCCAACGCCCAAGTGATGGACAAAATTGCACCGGTAGAAGGTGAAGAGAACCAACTGACAGCCGGCCTCAAAGATGTTGAGGCGGATGCAGACTGGAAAAAGAAAGTGATCTACGACTGATAACAGATGCTGAAGAGAAGCCACCGAAAGGTGGCTTTTTTGTGCACTGAAAGTTCCGACCGCCAGACCCTCGCTGACCAAACCGCCCTCTTCAGGAGCAAGCCCCCTCCCACAATTTGAAGCCGGCTCACCCGCCAGAGCTTGGTCGGCTATCAGGCCGCCATCGCTGGCAAGCCAGCTCCCACAAAGAAATGAGTACATCCCAAACGCGGCGCATGCCGCCCCACCCAACACAATGAGCGTTAGCTCGAGTACCGCTTTTGACCTTCACCACTCAACACAATGAGCGTTAGCTCGAGTACCGCCTTTGACCTTCACCACCCAACACAATGAGCGTTAGCTCGAGTACCGCTTTTGACCTTCACCACTCAACACAATGAGCGTTAGCTCGAGTACCGCTCTTGATCTCAACGCCCGTCGGCAGGCTGAGTGGAGGGATTGATCCGGGGGGCAGGCGCGTAGCGCCGTTCGACGAAGTCGAACACATCGAGAGGAGGTGCAGCGAAGCAAACCGGAGGCGATGCACCCGGAACAATCCCGGAGCGAAGGAACCCGAGCCACAGCGAGGGCCGAACGTCAGGGCAAAGCCTTTTGGGTTACCTTTTCGGCGTTTGGAAAAGGTGACCCGCCGTAAGGGCGGAACCCTAAGCCGCCATCACCCAAAAAACGGATATACCCCCAAACCCCAAGAACATGGTCGGCCCACAGGCCGCCAAGTCAAAGCCGAAAATGCCCAACCATCCCGCGCAACTCACTCCCCAACTGCGCCAGCTCAATACTCGAAGCCGCATTCCCGCGCATCGCCAACGAAGACTGATCAGCACTCGCGCGAATACTCGTCACACTGCGATTGATCTCCTCAGCCACCGAACTCTGCTCCTCGGCCGCCGCCGCAATCTGCTGATTCATCTGCTGAATCAACGACACCGCCGCCGCAATACTCCCCAACGCGCTTTCCGTCTGCAGCGCATCACTCACCGCCAGCTTCACCAACTCACCACTGCTCTGAATCTGCTGCACCGACGAATGCGCCGCCGCACGCAAGGCACTGACCAACCGCTCGATCTCCTCGGTCGATTGCTGCGTACGCCGCGCCAACGCACGCACCTCATCGGCCACCACCGCAAACCCCCTGCCCTGCTCCCCGGCCCGCGCAGCCTCGATCGCCGCATTCAACGCCAGCAAGTTGGTCTGCTCGGCCACGCTTTTGATCACCTCCAGCACCGTACCGATATTCTGGATTTCGGCACTGAGGCTTTCGATGCTGGAACTGGCCGACGTCGCCGAATCCGCCAATTGCTCGATCCGCGCCATGCTCTGGCGCACCACCTGCTGACCACTCTCGACCTTGCCGTCCGCCGTCTGCGCCGCCAACGCCGCTTCTTCAGCATTGCGCGCAACATCGTGGACGGTAGCGGTCATCTGGTTCATGGCCGTGGCCACCTGCTCGGTTTCTTCCTTCTGACTGCTGACCTCAAGATTGGTCTGCTCGGTCACCGCCGATAACGATTGCGCGGAACTGGCCAGTTGTTCAATGCCGGCCTGCAACCCGCTGACAATCGTGCTCAACCCCGCCCCCATCTGCTGCATCGCCAACATCAACTGGCCAATTTCGTCACGTCGGCTGACGTCAACTGTGGCACTCAAATCACCCGCAGCAATCCGTTGCGCGACTTCGATCACGCTGCGCAACGGCGCGACGATCAAACGCGTGATCACCCACGCGGCCAGCAGCCCGACCAGCAGCGCCAGCGCCGAAGAACCGAGAATCAGCACCGAGTTCTTTTTCAGCTCTGCCTGCATGGCCCCGTCTTCGGCGACGTAAGCCTGATCCACCCGGTCCATCACTTGTGCAGCGCGCTGATGCAGCTGTTCGTAAACAGTCTTTTCCTGAGCCAGCAGTCCGGTGTACTCGGCCAGTTTGTCGTTGAACCCGGCGATGTGCCCGGAGACTTCATTGAGCACCGTCAGATAACCCTCGTCCTTGATCGTGGATTTCAGCGCCTCGGCCTGGGCCTGGGCCTGCGCGGCCTGTTCGATATTGCCCTTACCGGCACTGTCGGCATCGCCCTTGCGGCTTTGATCGAGACGGATCCGCGCTTCATTCATCGCTTGTAGCATCAACCTCGACACCTGACTGACCTGACTGGCCTGTTCGATGAACTGCGCGCCATCCTTGCCCTCAGTGTCCTTCAAGGTATACGCACCGTCATCGGCCAGCCCGGCCTGCAACACGTCGAGGTTGTTGGCTACGCTGGATACCGACCAACTGGCCATTTCCAGCGCCAGATCCTTGGCCTGGGTCAAGGAGACGAACTCATCGAACGCCTTGCGATAGGCACCCAGGGACTGTTCGACATCGGTCATGACCGGCACATTGGCCGACGACTGCGCTTTGAGTTCGTTGGCCTTGGCGATGAGCCCATCAAGCCCTTCGCGCAAGGCATCCGCGGTTTTCGGGTTACCGCGCAAGGCGTATTCCTGTTCGAGCAGGCGCACCTTGAGCAGACCGCTATTGAGCGATGACATCTGCTTGAGCCCGTCGAAGCGCTGACTGATGGTCTGCAGGGACCAGACGCCAATGGCGGCGACCAGCGCGGTCAACAGCAGCACCAGTACAAACCCGATACCCAGTTTTTTCGCCATACCGAGGTTGGCAAAACGTCCTTGCACGGCCGAAATCATTGCGCGTAGTCCCCTGCCATAGTCAGTTGACGAAGAGTCGCAATGGCCATGAACCAGCACAAGTCTCTGGCGTCGGAATAATGGCAAAAAGCTACGCCCGCGTCGTTTTCAGAACACTTGAGGTCGATCCACACCGGTATTGCGAAAAAACAGTCGAGCCCGCGGATCACAGGCGTAAGCCACGTTGATACGGCACCACTCGCCGGCCTCGCCACTGGGACTGAATGCATCCGGGGCCGATAGCTGTACGCCGCAGCGTTGAGCCTGTCTGCGCACCCCGGCCTGATCGGCCATCCGCGAACGCGCCCAGATAAACAAGCCACCGCAGGGTTTGCCGAATATCTCCCAATCGGCATCCTCCAGTGCCTGCAACGCCGCAGCGCGATCGGCATTCAGGCGCTGGCGCTGGCGCTGCACCAGTTTGCGGTAGGCACCCGTCGCCATCAGGCTGGCCAGCACGGCCTCGGCAAACCTTGAGCCACCCAGACCACTGACCATCTTGACCTGAGCCAGTCGCGCAACCAACTCGCTGTCGGCGTACACGAACCCGACTCGCAACGAGCTGCTCAACGTCTTGGAAAAGCTGCCCACGTAAATCACCCGCCCCTCATCATCCAGCGCGGCCAGACGCGTGCCATTGCCCGTGTGCAAGTCCGCGTAGACGTCGTCTTCAATCAGGCGCAAATCGTAGGTCTTGCTCAATTGCACGATGCGCTGGGCCACCGCCGGTGTCAGGCAACTGCCAGTGGGATTGTGATGGTGGCTGTTGATGAACAACGCGACGGGCCGAAATTGCCGCAGCAGCGCTTCAAGCGCCTCGATATCCGGCCCGCTCGGTGTGCGACGCACTTCAAGCATGCGGATGCCATGCAGGCGCAACAGGTCGAACAGTGGCGCATAACCCGGGGATTCAACGACCACACAGTCGCCGGCCTTGAACAGGGTTCGAACGATCAGATCCAGCGCGTGACTGGCGCCGCCAGTGCTGAGCAATTGCGTGCTGCGCGCTTCGATGCCGAACAGTTTCAGGCGTTTGACAATTTGTTCGCGCAAGGCCGGCAGCCCCAGGGGCGTGCTGTAGTTGAACAGACTGGCCATGTCGGTGCGCGCCACTTCACGCAACGCGTAACTGAGATCGTCGGGCTCGCGCCAGCTCTCCGGTAAGCCGCCAGCACCCAGTTTCAAGCCGCCGGCAGCGCCGCACACCACATCGCACCAGGCATGGCGTCCCTCGAACGGCAACGATTCTTCCTCTTCGCTCTGCTTCGATGGCGATGCTGCGACGATAAAACCTGCGCCTTGGCGCGTGGTCAGAACGCCCTGCGATACCAACCGCTCGCAGGCCTCGACGACACATGACTGACTGAGCAGATTACCCTTGGCAATTTGCCGAACGGAGGGCAAGCGAGTGGCCGGCGGTACCCCGCTTTGCAAGATCCATTCAGTCAATCCGTCAACAATCTGCTGCACGACCGGCACCATTGCCTGTCGATCAATTCTCAATTCCATGAGCAAGCAAACTCCTGTCCGTTTTGCTGGCGGCAGTTAATCACAGCCGCGCCGCACAGGCTGTGCGACAACGCCGCCAAAAGCGACCGATCTAATCATTTGATACACATTGTTTAGGCGTTTAAGGGAACTGAACGCGGCCCATAAAAAAGCCCGCACGAATGCGGGCTTCTTCCAGCGACAGGGTTCAGAACGCGGTAACGCCGCCGTCCACCGCCAGCGAATGACCGGTGGTGAATGCCGCACCGTCGCTGCACAGGTACAGCACGGCGCTGGCGATCTCCTCGACCTTGCCGATACGCCCGACCGGGTGCATGGCGTTGGCGAACTCGCCCTTCTTCGGATCGGCCTCGTAGGCCCTGCGGAACATGTCCGTGTCGATCACCGCCGGACACACTGCGTTGACACGGATTTTCTTCTTCGCGTATTCAATGGCCGCCGATTTGGTCAGGCCGATCACCGCGTGCTTCGATGCCGCGTAAATACTCATTTTCGGCGCCGCACCGAGCCCGGCCACCGAGGCGGTGTTGACGATCGCCCCGCCGCCCTGCGCCAGCAACAGTGGCAGCTGGTATTTCATGCACAGCCAGACGCCTTTGACATTGACGCCCATGATCGCGTCGAACTCGTCCATCGAGCCTTCTGCCAATTTGCCTTTCTCGATTTCGATCCCGGCATTGTTGAAGGCATAGTCGAGACGGCCGTAGGTATTGATTACCTCGTCCATCAGATTTTTCACTTCGCTTTCGACGGTGACGTTGCAACGCACGAAGGTCGCTTCGCCACCGGCTGTACGAATCAGCGCCACCGTACCTTCGCCCCCGGCAGCGTCCAGATCCGCCACCACGACTTTCAAGCCTTCGGCGGCAAATGCCTGGGCG of the Pseudomonas sp. Seg1 genome contains:
- a CDS encoding SDR family oxidoreductase, which codes for MSMTFSGQVAVVTGAANGIGRATAQAFAAEGLKVVVADLDAAGGEGTVALIRTAGGEATFVRCNVTVESEVKNLMDEVINTYGRLDYAFNNAGIEIEKGKLAEGSMDEFDAIMGVNVKGVWLCMKYQLPLLLAQGGGAIVNTASVAGLGAAPKMSIYAASKHAVIGLTKSAAIEYAKKKIRVNAVCPAVIDTDMFRRAYEADPKKGEFANAMHPVGRIGKVEEIASAVLYLCSDGAAFTTGHSLAVDGGVTAF
- a CDS encoding PLP-dependent aminotransferase family protein, with protein sequence MELRIDRQAMVPVVQQIVDGLTEWILQSGVPPATRLPSVRQIAKGNLLSQSCVVEACERLVSQGVLTTRQGAGFIVAASPSKQSEEEESLPFEGRHAWCDVVCGAAGGLKLGAGGLPESWREPDDLSYALREVARTDMASLFNYSTPLGLPALREQIVKRLKLFGIEARSTQLLSTGGASHALDLIVRTLFKAGDCVVVESPGYAPLFDLLRLHGIRMLEVRRTPSGPDIEALEALLRQFRPVALFINSHHHNPTGSCLTPAVAQRIVQLSKTYDLRLIEDDVYADLHTGNGTRLAALDDEGRVIYVGSFSKTLSSSLRVGFVYADSELVARLAQVKMVSGLGGSRFAEAVLASLMATGAYRKLVQRQRQRLNADRAAALQALEDADWEIFGKPCGGLFIWARSRMADQAGVRRQAQRCGVQLSAPDAFSPSGEAGEWCRINVAYACDPRARLFFRNTGVDRPQVF
- a CDS encoding methyl-accepting chemotaxis protein, translating into MISAVQGRFANLGMAKKLGIGFVLVLLLTALVAAIGVWSLQTISQRFDGLKQMSSLNSGLLKVRLLEQEYALRGNPKTADALREGLDGLIAKANELKAQSSANVPVMTDVEQSLGAYRKAFDEFVSLTQAKDLALEMASWSVSSVANNLDVLQAGLADDGAYTLKDTEGKDGAQFIEQASQVSQVSRLMLQAMNEARIRLDQSRKGDADSAGKGNIEQAAQAQAQAEALKSTIKDEGYLTVLNEVSGHIAGFNDKLAEYTGLLAQEKTVYEQLHQRAAQVMDRVDQAYVAEDGAMQAELKKNSVLILGSSALALLVGLLAAWVITRLIVAPLRSVIEVAQRIAAGDLSATVDVSRRDEIGQLMLAMQQMGAGLSTIVSGLQAGIEQLASSAQSLSAVTEQTNLEVSSQKEETEQVATAMNQMTATVHDVARNAEEAALAAQTADGKVESGQQVVRQSMARIEQLADSATSASSSIESLSAEIQNIGTVLEVIKSVAEQTNLLALNAAIEAARAGEQGRGFAVVADEVRALARRTQQSTEEIERLVSALRAAAHSSVQQIQSSGELVKLAVSDALQTESALGSIAAAVSLIQQMNQQIAAAAEEQSSVAEEINRSVTSIRASADQSSLAMRGNAASSIELAQLGSELRGMVGHFRL